CCTCGATGGCCAGCGTGCTCCCTGACGTCATCCCGACTCCCTCACGTGGTGGTGCGGCGCAGCGTCCTCCACCCCTACGACGGACTGTGCGCGCCGGGCTCATCGGCCCGCCACCGGTTTTCCTCCGGGATCACGGCCGCGGCGTCGCGTCGTCCCCCGTCCCGAAGCGCACGTCGATCTCCTGGTGCTTCACCGCGCGCTGGGCCCGTGCCGCGTCGGTGAACACCCGCTCGTCGCCCTCGGTCAGGTCGGTGTGGTCGACGAAGGGGGTGAGCAGCGCCCTCGGGTAGAGCCGGTCGACGCGCACGGCGTCGATCTCCACGCACAGCACCAGCGCCGTGGCGGCCAGGTAGACGAACGCGATGAGGCCGAGCACCAGGGCGAAGACGGCGTCCACGGCGCTGGCGTTGGCGACCACCCGGGCCACGTAGACCCCGCCGAAGGACTGCAGCAGCTGCCAGAGCACCGCGGCGGTGAGCGCGCCCGGGAGCACCTGGCGGGTGGTGAGCCGGCGGGCGGTGGTGATGCGGAACCCCAGCACGAACACCGCGGCGTTGGCGGCCACCGAGGCGGCGATGACCAGCACCTGGAACCAGCCGGTGGAGCTGCCGCCGTAGGCCGCGACACCCGTGCCGACCGCGGAGAGCACCGTGCTGGCGAGCAGCAGCAGACCGAGGGTGAACAGCAGCAGCAGGCTGCGGCCGCGGGAGGTGACCGGGTCCGGCCGGCTGTGCCGGGGCACCGCCCAGATGTTGTTCATCGCGTGCTGCATCGCCTGGCCCAGCCCGGTGGCCCCGTAGAGGGCGACTAGCCCGCCGACCACGATCCCGGTGGCCCCGCCGCCCAGGCCCTCCGGGCGGGCCAGCTGCGGCCCGATCACCGGGAACTCCCCCAGCGCGGAGTCCAGCAGCTGCTGCTGCAGCTGCGGGTCCCCGGCCAGCAGCAGGCCCAGCACGGTGGCCAGCAGCAGCAGCGTCGGGAACAGCGCGAGGAAGCCGTAGTAGGTGATCAGCGCGGCGAGGAAGTGGCCGTCGTCGTCCAGGTACTTGTAGACGACCGCGATCGGGAACCCCGCCGCCGGGTGCCGGCGCTGGAAGCGGTCGAGCCGCTCGGTCCACCTCATGGTCCACCCCGTCGCCGTCCGCCCCGCCCGGTGCCCGGGTACCCGGCCCGGTAGGAAGGGCAGCATGACCGATCCCAGCCTGCCGGGGGAGATGCCCTCCGTGGCCCAGCTCGCCACCGAGGAGGCGGAGCTGGTCCTCGACGGCTTCACCAACGACGACGCCTGGGACATCGGCTCGGCGCTGGTGGCCGCCGCCCGGCGGGACGGCGCCGCGGTCACCGTCGACGTCACCCGGCACGGCCACCAGCTCTTCCACGCCGCCCTGCCCGGCACCAGCCCAGACAACGACGCCTGGATCCGGCGCAAGACCCGCGTCGTCGACCGCTTCGGGCACAGCAGCCTGTACGTGCGGCAGGCCTCGATCGAGCGGGGCACCACGTTCGAGGCGGAGTTCGGGCTGGACCCCGCCCGCTACGCCGCCCACGGCGGGGCCGTCCCGGTCGTCGTCCGCTCCGTGGGCCCGGTCGGCGCCGTCGTCGTCTCCGGGCTGCCGCAGCTGGCCGACCACCGGATGGTCGTCGCGGCGCTGCGGGCGCACCTGCGCCGCTGAGGGCAGCCCCTGCCACAGTGGCGGCGTGCACCTCGTCCTCGAGTACGCCCTGGCCGACGACTACCTGCAGCGCCGGGAGGCCCTCCGCGGCGACCACCTGGCCCTCGCCCGCGCCGCGCACGAGCGCGGCGAGCTGCTGCTCGCCGGCGCCCTGCCCGACCCCTACGACCGCGCGCTGCTGGTGTGGACGGCGCCGCGCGAGATGGTCCAGCGGTTCGCCGAGGCCGACCCGTACGTCGTCCACGGCCTGGTGACGTCGTGGACGATCCGGCCGTGGAACGTGGTCATCAGCTGAGGCCAGCAGCGCCCCGCAGCCTCCCGCGCGGGAACGGCCGCAGGGGACGTGGCGGTCAGCCCGGCAGCAACCGGCCCAGCACGCCCTTGGCCGTGGCGACCGGCCGGTAGGACTGCACCAGCCAGGCGTTGCAGACGATGTTGGCGCCGGCCAGCGCCGGGACGAGGAACTGCGTCACCCGCTGCCTGGCCTGCCACGTGCGGATCTCCGCCGGGGTGCGGTCGGTGGGCAGCGTGGCGTCCTGCACCTCCACGGTCTCCCCGCGCCGCTGCGCCTCCTCGGCCAGCCGGGCGATCCGGCTGCCGCTGTAGGCGGCGTAGCCGGTCGCCGCGGCGCCGGCCACGGCCAGCCCGGCCTTGACGGCGCCGACCCGGGCGAAGCCCTCCTGCAGGGCCAGCCGGCGGCCGCCGACCTGCGTCAGCCGCAGCCCGGCGAGCAGGGTGGCCGCGATGCCGCCGACCTGGGCGGGCTGGAAGCGCTGCCAGGCCGAGCCGGCCACCCGGATGCGGTCGATCCCCTGCGTCAGGTCCGCGCCGGACTTGTTGACGCCGGCGATGCCCATCACCGCGCCGCCGAACCAGAGGGCCGAGCCGAGGTCGTGCACCGCCTGGGCCACCACGTGGTCGTCGCTGTTGCTGCTCATCGGGTCCTCCACCGGTCGACCGTGCCGTCTCGGAGGCCGCCCCTACCCCCCGTCGCGCGCGGGTAACGGGACACGCCGTCCGGCGCCCG
This window of the Geodermatophilus sp. DSM 44513 genome carries:
- a CDS encoding YihY/virulence factor BrkB family protein, with product MRWTERLDRFQRRHPAAGFPIAVVYKYLDDDGHFLAALITYYGFLALFPTLLLLATVLGLLLAGDPQLQQQLLDSALGEFPVIGPQLARPEGLGGGATGIVVGGLVALYGATGLGQAMQHAMNNIWAVPRHSRPDPVTSRGRSLLLLFTLGLLLLASTVLSAVGTGVAAYGGSSTGWFQVLVIAASVAANAAVFVLGFRITTARRLTTRQVLPGALTAAVLWQLLQSFGGVYVARVVANASAVDAVFALVLGLIAFVYLAATALVLCVEIDAVRVDRLYPRALLTPFVDHTDLTEGDERVFTDAARAQRAVKHQEIDVRFGTGDDATPRP
- a CDS encoding YciI-like protein, which encodes MHLVLEYALADDYLQRREALRGDHLALARAAHERGELLLAGALPDPYDRALLVWTAPREMVQRFAEADPYVVHGLVTSWTIRPWNVVIS
- a CDS encoding heme-degrading domain-containing protein; translated protein: MTDPSLPGEMPSVAQLATEEAELVLDGFTNDDAWDIGSALVAAARRDGAAVTVDVTRHGHQLFHAALPGTSPDNDAWIRRKTRVVDRFGHSSLYVRQASIERGTTFEAEFGLDPARYAAHGGAVPVVVRSVGPVGAVVVSGLPQLADHRMVVAALRAHLRR